In a single window of the Globicephala melas chromosome 10, mGloMel1.2, whole genome shotgun sequence genome:
- the DNAJB7 gene encoding LOW QUALITY PROTEIN: dnaJ homolog subfamily B member 7 (The sequence of the model RefSeq protein was modified relative to this genomic sequence to represent the inferred CDS: inserted 2 bases in 2 codons; deleted 1 base in 1 codon; substituted 1 base at 1 genomic stop codon): MFMSLPLPPSPAEPKLRGNHGSHYPEHPFPTTCYNIVDYYEVLELQRYTSPVDIKKAYXKVALKWHPDKNPENKEEAERKFKEVAEAYEVLSNDEKRDIYDKYGKEGLNGGGRSHFDDSSEYGFTFRKPDDVFKEVFRKRDPFSFHFFEDLLRTFFEDLLNNPRSSYGSRNRGKXIFFSTSSEYPPFERFSSYDTEYIPCGSLGHEGLSSFSSLTFDDSGMGNYISVTTSGKIVNGRNTNTKRIIENDQERDKDNGELKSFLLNGMANEESFAEECSWRRRSFNNYSPKSCSPKHVSQYTXCNWNPSIFSAGFKEGGKRKKKKHKEVQKKKSTKRNH, encoded by the exons atgttcatg TCACTGCCTCTACCACCATCACCAGCAGAGCCTAAGCTGAGAGGAAACCACGGTTCTCACTACCCTGAGCACCCCTTTCCAACCACCTGTTACAACATAGTGGATTACTATGAAGTTCTAGAATTGCAGAGATATACTTCACCTGTGGACATTAAAAAGGCTTATTGAAAAGTGGCACTTAAATGGCACCCTgataaaaatccagaaaataaagaagaagccGAGAGAAAATTCAAAGAAGTAGCTGAGGCATATGAGGTATTATCAAATGATGAAAAACGGGACATTTATGATAAATATGGCAAAGAAGGATTAAATGGTGGAGGCAGAAGTCATTTTGATGATTCTTCTGAATATGGCTTCACATTCCGTAAGCCAGATGATGTCTTTAAAGAAGTTTTTCGTAAAAGGGacccattttcatttcatttctttgaagaCTTG TTGAGGACCTTTTTTGAAGACCTTTTAAATAACCCAAGAAGCTCCTATGGAAGCAGAAACAGAGGTA AGATCTTTTTCTCTACATCCAGTGAATATCCACCTTTCGAGAGATTTTCTTCATATGATACAGAATATATACCATGTGGTTCACTGGGCCATGAGGGCCTTAGTTCATTCTCTTCCCTGACATTTGACGACAGTGGGATGGGCAACTACATATCTGTTACAACTTCAGGTAAAATTGTTAATGGCAGAAATACCAATACAAAGAGAATTATTGAGAATGAtcaagaaagagacaaagacaaTGGTGAGTTGAAGTCCTTTCTTTTAAATGGTATGGCAAATGAAGAGAGCTTTGCTGAAGAATGCAGTTGGAGAAGACGGTCATTCAACAATTATTCACCAAAGTCCTGCAGCCCCAAACATGTATCTCAATATA TTTGCAACTGGAATCCCTCTATTTTCTCAGCAGGATTCAAAGAAGGtggtaagaggaaaaaaaagaagcataaagaGGTACAGAAGAAGAAGTCAACTAAAAGGAATCATTAA
- the ST13 gene encoding hsc70-interacting protein isoform X1 yields the protein MDPRKVSELRAFVKMCKQDPSVLHTEEMRFLKEWVESMGGKIPPATHKTKLEENTKAPLGLRHYARAFSNCGERRLLFVAEEKTDSRKAEENIKTDEPSSEESDLEIDNEGVIEPDTDAPQEMGDENVEITEEMMDQANDKKVAAIDALNDGELQKAIDLFTDAIKLNPRLAILYAKRASVFIKLQKPNAAIRDCDRAIEINPDSAQPYKWRGKAHRLLGHWEEAAHDLALACKLDYDEDASAMLKEVQPRAQKIAEHRRKYERKREEREIKERIERVKKAREEHERAQREEEARRQSGAQYGSFPGGFPGGMPGNFPGGMPGMGGGMPGMAGMPGLNEILSDPEVLAAMQDPEVMVAFQDVAQNPANMSKYQSNPKVMNLISKLSAKFGGQA from the exons ATGGACCCCCGCAAAGTGAGCGAGCTTCGAGCCTTTGTGAAAATGTGCAAGCAGGACCCAAGCGTTCTGCACACCGAGGAAATGCGCTTCCTGAAGGAGTGGGTGGAGAG CATGGGGGGTAAAATACCACCTGCTACTCATAAAActaaattggaagaaaatacCAA ggctccgttgggtcttcgtcactatgcgcgggctttctctaattgtggcgagcggaggctactcttcgttgcg gaagaaaaaacagatagTAGGAAGGCGGAGGAAAACATAAAGACAGACGAACCATCAAGTGAGGAGAGTGATCTAG AAATTGACAATGAAGGTGTGATTGAACCAGACACTGATGCCCCTCAAGAAATGGGAGATGAAAATGTAGAG ATAACTGAGGAGATGATGGATCAGGCAAATGATAAAAAAGTGGCTGCCATTGATGCCCTAAATGAtg GTGAACTACAGAAAGCCATTGACTTGTTCACAGATGCCATCAAGCTAAATCCTCGTTTGGCCATTCTTTATGCCAAGAGAGCGAG TGTCTTCATCAAATTACAGAAGCCAAATGCTGCCATCCGAGACTGTGACAGAGCTATTGAAATAAATCCTGATTCTGCTCAGCCATACAAGTGGCGAGGGAAAGCACACAG ACTTTTGGGCCATTGGGAAGAAGCTGCCCATGATCTTGCCCTTGCCTGTAAGCTGGATTATGATGAAGATGCTAGTGCAATGCTGAAAGAAGTTCAACCAAGG GCCCAGAAAATTGCTGAACATCGGAGAAAGTATGAGCGAAAACGTGAAGAGCGAGAGatcaaagaaagaatagaaagggTCAAGAAGGCTCGGGAAGAACATGAGAGAGCCCAAAGG GAGGAAGAAGCCAGACGACAATCAGGAGCTCAGTATGGCTCTTTTCCag GTGGCTTTCCTGGCGGAATGCCTGGTAATTTTCCTGGAGGAATGCCTGGAATGGGAGGGGGCATGCCTGGAATGGCAGGAATGCCTGGGCTCAATGAAATTCTTAGTGATCCAGAGGTTCTTGCAGCCATGCAG GATCCAGAAGTTATGGTGGCCTTCCAGGATGTGGCTCAGAACCCGGCAAATATGTCAAAATATCAGAGCAACCCAAAGGTTATGAATCTCATCAGTAAATTGTCGGCCAAATTTGGAGGTCAAGCATAA
- the ST13 gene encoding hsc70-interacting protein isoform X2, translated as MDPRKVSELRAFVKMCKQDPSVLHTEEMRFLKEWVESMGGKIPPATHKTKLEENTKGLRHYARAFSNCGERRLLFVAEEKTDSRKAEENIKTDEPSSEESDLEIDNEGVIEPDTDAPQEMGDENVEITEEMMDQANDKKVAAIDALNDGELQKAIDLFTDAIKLNPRLAILYAKRASVFIKLQKPNAAIRDCDRAIEINPDSAQPYKWRGKAHRLLGHWEEAAHDLALACKLDYDEDASAMLKEVQPRAQKIAEHRRKYERKREEREIKERIERVKKAREEHERAQREEEARRQSGAQYGSFPGGFPGGMPGNFPGGMPGMGGGMPGMAGMPGLNEILSDPEVLAAMQDPEVMVAFQDVAQNPANMSKYQSNPKVMNLISKLSAKFGGQA; from the exons ATGGACCCCCGCAAAGTGAGCGAGCTTCGAGCCTTTGTGAAAATGTGCAAGCAGGACCCAAGCGTTCTGCACACCGAGGAAATGCGCTTCCTGAAGGAGTGGGTGGAGAG CATGGGGGGTAAAATACCACCTGCTACTCATAAAActaaattggaagaaaatacCAA gggtcttcgtcactatgcgcgggctttctctaattgtggcgagcggaggctactcttcgttgcg gaagaaaaaacagatagTAGGAAGGCGGAGGAAAACATAAAGACAGACGAACCATCAAGTGAGGAGAGTGATCTAG AAATTGACAATGAAGGTGTGATTGAACCAGACACTGATGCCCCTCAAGAAATGGGAGATGAAAATGTAGAG ATAACTGAGGAGATGATGGATCAGGCAAATGATAAAAAAGTGGCTGCCATTGATGCCCTAAATGAtg GTGAACTACAGAAAGCCATTGACTTGTTCACAGATGCCATCAAGCTAAATCCTCGTTTGGCCATTCTTTATGCCAAGAGAGCGAG TGTCTTCATCAAATTACAGAAGCCAAATGCTGCCATCCGAGACTGTGACAGAGCTATTGAAATAAATCCTGATTCTGCTCAGCCATACAAGTGGCGAGGGAAAGCACACAG ACTTTTGGGCCATTGGGAAGAAGCTGCCCATGATCTTGCCCTTGCCTGTAAGCTGGATTATGATGAAGATGCTAGTGCAATGCTGAAAGAAGTTCAACCAAGG GCCCAGAAAATTGCTGAACATCGGAGAAAGTATGAGCGAAAACGTGAAGAGCGAGAGatcaaagaaagaatagaaagggTCAAGAAGGCTCGGGAAGAACATGAGAGAGCCCAAAGG GAGGAAGAAGCCAGACGACAATCAGGAGCTCAGTATGGCTCTTTTCCag GTGGCTTTCCTGGCGGAATGCCTGGTAATTTTCCTGGAGGAATGCCTGGAATGGGAGGGGGCATGCCTGGAATGGCAGGAATGCCTGGGCTCAATGAAATTCTTAGTGATCCAGAGGTTCTTGCAGCCATGCAG GATCCAGAAGTTATGGTGGCCTTCCAGGATGTGGCTCAGAACCCGGCAAATATGTCAAAATATCAGAGCAACCCAAAGGTTATGAATCTCATCAGTAAATTGTCGGCCAAATTTGGAGGTCAAGCATAA
- the ST13 gene encoding hsc70-interacting protein isoform X3, translating to MDPRKVSELRAFVKMCKQDPSVLHTEEMRFLKEWVESMGGKIPPATHKTKLEENTKEEKTDSRKAEENIKTDEPSSEESDLEIDNEGVIEPDTDAPQEMGDENVEITEEMMDQANDKKVAAIDALNDGELQKAIDLFTDAIKLNPRLAILYAKRASVFIKLQKPNAAIRDCDRAIEINPDSAQPYKWRGKAHRLLGHWEEAAHDLALACKLDYDEDASAMLKEVQPRAQKIAEHRRKYERKREEREIKERIERVKKAREEHERAQREEEARRQSGAQYGSFPGGFPGGMPGNFPGGMPGMGGGMPGMAGMPGLNEILSDPEVLAAMQDPEVMVAFQDVAQNPANMSKYQSNPKVMNLISKLSAKFGGQA from the exons ATGGACCCCCGCAAAGTGAGCGAGCTTCGAGCCTTTGTGAAAATGTGCAAGCAGGACCCAAGCGTTCTGCACACCGAGGAAATGCGCTTCCTGAAGGAGTGGGTGGAGAG CATGGGGGGTAAAATACCACCTGCTACTCATAAAActaaattggaagaaaatacCAAG gaagaaaaaacagatagTAGGAAGGCGGAGGAAAACATAAAGACAGACGAACCATCAAGTGAGGAGAGTGATCTAG AAATTGACAATGAAGGTGTGATTGAACCAGACACTGATGCCCCTCAAGAAATGGGAGATGAAAATGTAGAG ATAACTGAGGAGATGATGGATCAGGCAAATGATAAAAAAGTGGCTGCCATTGATGCCCTAAATGAtg GTGAACTACAGAAAGCCATTGACTTGTTCACAGATGCCATCAAGCTAAATCCTCGTTTGGCCATTCTTTATGCCAAGAGAGCGAG TGTCTTCATCAAATTACAGAAGCCAAATGCTGCCATCCGAGACTGTGACAGAGCTATTGAAATAAATCCTGATTCTGCTCAGCCATACAAGTGGCGAGGGAAAGCACACAG ACTTTTGGGCCATTGGGAAGAAGCTGCCCATGATCTTGCCCTTGCCTGTAAGCTGGATTATGATGAAGATGCTAGTGCAATGCTGAAAGAAGTTCAACCAAGG GCCCAGAAAATTGCTGAACATCGGAGAAAGTATGAGCGAAAACGTGAAGAGCGAGAGatcaaagaaagaatagaaagggTCAAGAAGGCTCGGGAAGAACATGAGAGAGCCCAAAGG GAGGAAGAAGCCAGACGACAATCAGGAGCTCAGTATGGCTCTTTTCCag GTGGCTTTCCTGGCGGAATGCCTGGTAATTTTCCTGGAGGAATGCCTGGAATGGGAGGGGGCATGCCTGGAATGGCAGGAATGCCTGGGCTCAATGAAATTCTTAGTGATCCAGAGGTTCTTGCAGCCATGCAG GATCCAGAAGTTATGGTGGCCTTCCAGGATGTGGCTCAGAACCCGGCAAATATGTCAAAATATCAGAGCAACCCAAAGGTTATGAATCTCATCAGTAAATTGTCGGCCAAATTTGGAGGTCAAGCATAA